Genomic DNA from Gemmatimonadaceae bacterium:
CGGCGACTCGAGCACCGCGTCGTCCACGCTCTCGTCCGACAGGTCGATCAGCGCCGCGCGTCCGCTCAGGAACCCCGCCATGGGCGCCGACAGCGCCGTGGTGATGCCCGCGCTTCGCGGGCCGTTGAATTCCGCGTTGCCCACCTTGATGAGATCCACCGCCAGCGCTTCGGGGGTGATGCCCACCGGATGGTCCGCGCTCGGTTGCGGCTGCGGTTGCGGCGCGGAGGCGAAGCTCGCGGCGCCGCGGCCGCCGTTGGACGGCGCCGCCGCCGGAATGCCCAGGCTGCCGAAGGCGTCGATGAGCCCCGGATAGACCGTGAGGCCCGTGCCGTCCACGATGCGCGCGTCGGCCGGCGCCTTCACGTTGGCGCCCACGGCGGCGATCAGTCCGTTGCGAACCACCACCGTGCCCTGCGCGATCGTGGCGCCCGTGCCGGGCACGATCGTGGCGTTGGTGATGGCGTACGTCTCCGGCACGCTGCGGGTGGATGCCTGCGCGGCGGCGGTGGGCGGAGGCGCGAGGGTGGCGGCGAGCGCTACGATCGCCCCCACCCTGAGGGAGAGGAAGGTCGGCATGCGGGAACGGCTCCTCGAGGGGTGACTGCGGGGGTGGGCCGGGGAGTGCTGAACCTGCGCGGGGAGCCGGCGTCTCGCAAGGAGACGGTAGGACGGTAGGGGGGTAGGGGGGAAGGACGGGACAACGTTCGCAGTAACAACGGGGCGGGGCGTGCCTTCCATCTGCACGCCCCGCCCCGTCACCGCTGGCCCCCCTACCCCCCTACCCCCCTACCGTCCTACCGCCTGTCAGCGAACACCCCTGTACATCAAGTCGATCAACTCGTCGTACATCGCCTCCGCCCGTTCGCCACCCTCCGCGATCGCGTCCGTCGCGCAATGCCGCAGATGGTTGCGCATCACCTCGCGCCCCACCGCGCGCAGCGCTTCCTGCACCGACGACAACTGCGTGAGCACGTCGGCGCAGTACCGCTCCTCGTCCACCATCCGCTGCAGGCCGCGCACCTGTCCCTCGATGCGCCGCAGCCGCACCAGATTGCGCTCCTTGATGTCGGGGTCCACCGCCGCCGCGTGCCGTCCGCCGGCATGGCCGGCGCCGCACGCGCAGGCCGCGCCCGCCCGCTCGCCGTCGCTCGTCGTGTGCTCGCTCATGCGATCTTCACCCTCCGCAACCGCAGGCTGTTGCTCACCACGCTCACCGAACTCATCGCCATCGCCCCGCTCGCGATCACCGGGCTCAACTGGATGCCGAACGCCGGATACAGCGC
This window encodes:
- a CDS encoding metal-sensitive transcriptional regulator, with the translated sequence MSEHTTSDGERAGAACACGAGHAGGRHAAAVDPDIKERNLVRLRRIEGQVRGLQRMVDEERYCADVLTQLSSVQEALRAVGREVMRNHLRHCATDAIAEGGERAEAMYDELIDLMYRGVR